Proteins from a genomic interval of Desulfovibrio piger:
- a CDS encoding recombinase family protein, with amino-acid sequence MNSVYGYARVSSTDQNAERQHLSLQRQGIPRHRIFTDRMSGKDFRRPRYEDLLARLRPGDQLCVTSIDRLGRNYEEIQRQWRLLTQERHVDILVLDMPLLDTRRDRDLLGTFIADLVLQVLSFVAQNERENIRRRQAEGIAAARLRGIRLGREPRPLPPNFSEMYELWKTGKISAVKAAEQCGMARSTFRYRAESIKKSED; translated from the coding sequence ATGAACAGCGTGTACGGTTACGCCCGTGTATCCAGCACCGACCAGAACGCAGAGCGCCAGCATCTGTCCCTGCAACGGCAGGGCATCCCCAGGCACAGGATCTTCACCGACCGGATGTCGGGCAAGGACTTCCGCCGTCCCCGGTACGAAGACCTGCTGGCACGGCTCCGGCCCGGCGACCAGCTCTGCGTCACGAGCATCGATCGTCTGGGCCGCAATTATGAGGAAATACAGCGGCAATGGCGGCTGCTCACGCAGGAACGGCATGTGGACATCCTTGTACTGGACATGCCGCTGCTGGATACCCGGAGGGACAGGGACCTGCTGGGGACCTTCATTGCCGACCTCGTGCTGCAGGTGCTCTCGTTCGTGGCCCAGAACGAGCGGGAAAACATCCGGCGACGCCAGGCCGAAGGCATCGCCGCTGCACGGCTGCGGGGCATTCGCCTGGGACGGGAACCAAGGCCCCTGCCTCCCAATTTTTCCGAAATGTACGAACTGTGGAAGACAGGAAAAATCTCCGCTGTCAAAGCCGCGGAACAGTGCGGCATGGCACGGTCAACATTCCGTTACCGTGCAGAATCCATAAAAAAGTCTGAAGATTGA
- a CDS encoding autotransporter outer membrane beta-barrel domain-containing protein, with product MSGLNLNGSGTVDGEGTVDLTSGRTGSATNARTLTLDTLDGDGGTFVVDTNINNDTDRIVINGEASGDHKLDVKASGGEPSQAAMNNFIVRQNGGTASFSLANEGGKVDAGLYLYELASRDLGSSGNPDGREWYLQRSAGGEKSPTGETVLGLSGMASAYAMYMGQLSDLRERLGEIRHGTGTDGLWVRGFTQENTLSGLAGIDFSQNFYGTSFGYDRLVEQNENNKWLFGVRGQLTKADQRIDGLHDGSGDSRSYGLAAYATWQHGDGWYSDTVLSWDWYDQDLKTRMLDGTRVHGSYNTYGGGISQEFGRMFRFDDGFFVEPQLQLSWYWMKGTDFTTSNGMKVEEQDDAYALTGRAGLVLGKKWDLDEGRYFQPYIKGGVNHEFAGDQKVLVNGIEFSDDLRGTRGYYGAGFDLQFASNARLYAEFEREDGQKASTPWSVSAGLRVEF from the coding sequence TTGTCCGGGCTTAACCTGAATGGCAGTGGCACGGTGGATGGCGAGGGCACGGTCGATCTCACATCCGGCCGGACAGGTTCGGCAACGAATGCCCGTACCCTGACCCTGGATACGCTGGACGGCGACGGCGGCACCTTTGTCGTCGATACGAATATCAACAACGATACCGACCGGATCGTCATCAACGGTGAAGCCAGCGGCGACCACAAGCTGGACGTGAAGGCCAGCGGCGGCGAACCATCACAGGCAGCCATGAATAACTTCATCGTCCGGCAGAATGGCGGTACCGCCTCCTTCTCGCTGGCCAACGAAGGCGGCAAGGTGGATGCGGGCCTCTACCTGTACGAGCTTGCCAGCAGGGATCTGGGCAGCTCGGGGAACCCCGACGGCAGGGAATGGTACCTGCAACGTTCCGCCGGCGGTGAAAAATCCCCCACCGGCGAGACCGTGCTGGGCCTGTCGGGCATGGCCTCGGCCTACGCCATGTACATGGGCCAGCTCTCCGACCTGCGCGAGCGCCTGGGCGAGATCCGTCACGGCACCGGCACGGACGGCCTGTGGGTGCGCGGCTTCACGCAGGAGAACACACTCTCCGGTCTGGCGGGCATCGACTTCAGCCAGAACTTTTACGGCACGTCCTTCGGCTATGACCGCCTTGTGGAGCAAAACGAAAACAACAAGTGGCTGTTCGGCGTGCGCGGCCAGCTCACCAAGGCCGACCAGCGCATCGATGGCCTGCATGACGGTTCCGGCGACAGCCGCTCTTACGGTCTGGCAGCCTATGCCACCTGGCAGCATGGCGACGGCTGGTATTCGGACACCGTCCTGAGCTGGGACTGGTATGACCAGGACCTCAAGACCCGCATGCTGGACGGCACGCGCGTGCACGGCTCCTACAACACCTACGGCGGCGGCATCAGTCAGGAATTTGGCCGCATGTTCCGCTTTGACGACGGCTTTTTCGTGGAGCCGCAGCTGCAGCTTTCCTGGTACTGGATGAAGGGCACGGACTTCACGACCAGCAACGGCATGAAGGTGGAAGAACAGGATGATGCCTACGCCCTTACCGGCCGCGCCGGGCTGGTGCTGGGCAAAAAGTGGGACCTCGACGAAGGCCGCTACTTCCAGCCGTACATCAAGGGCGGCGTGAACCATGAGTTCGCGGGGGACCAGAAAGTCCTGGTCAACGGCATCGAGTTCTCGGACGACCTGCGCGGCACGCGCGGCTACTACGGCGCGGGCTTCGACCTGCAATTCGCAAGCAACGCCCGCCTCTATGCGGAGTTCGAACGCGAGGACGGGCAAAAGGCTTCCACGCCCTGGAGCGTGAGCGCCGGGTTGCGCGTGGAATTCTAG
- a CDS encoding ATP-binding cassette domain-containing protein, translated as MSLLYEVRGLVRRYGRVTALDLPALGVDELRIHSGQVLTLVGYNGSGKSTLLRLLAFLEEPDEGRIIYHGGEDPRREVSLLLQEPYLLKTTVFENVVLGLKLRGRRDGLEDAYQAAMRQVGFDDPDAMRRRGPNALSGGERQRVALASRLVLRPRALLLDEPTSNVDVRSARAIAAAVARCRAEGAAIVCSTHDPALMQALGGEQLKLGQGWSLDG; from the coding sequence ATGAGCCTTTTGTACGAAGTCCGCGGCCTGGTGCGCCGTTACGGCCGCGTGACCGCGCTGGACCTGCCCGCCCTGGGCGTGGACGAGCTGCGCATCCACAGCGGCCAGGTGCTGACCCTGGTGGGCTACAACGGCAGCGGCAAGTCCACCCTGCTGCGCCTGCTGGCCTTTCTGGAAGAGCCCGACGAGGGCCGCATCATCTATCATGGCGGCGAGGACCCGCGCCGCGAGGTGAGCCTGCTGCTCCAGGAGCCCTATCTGCTCAAGACCACCGTGTTCGAGAACGTGGTGCTGGGCCTGAAGCTGCGCGGCCGCCGGGACGGTCTGGAGGACGCCTATCAGGCCGCCATGCGGCAGGTGGGCTTCGATGATCCCGATGCCATGCGCCGCCGCGGGCCAAATGCCCTTTCCGGCGGGGAACGCCAGCGCGTGGCCCTGGCCTCGCGCCTGGTGCTGCGTCCGCGCGCCCTGCTGCTGGACGAGCCCACCTCCAACGTGGACGTACGCAGCGCCCGCGCCATCGCCGCCGCCGTGGCCCGGTGCCGGGCCGAAGGCGCGGCCATCGTCTGTTCCACCCACGATCCCGCGCTCATGCAGGCCCTGGGCGGGGAACAGCTCAAACTGGGCCAGGGCTGGAGCCTGGACGGCTAG
- a CDS encoding ABC transporter permease, which translates to MDYLVNGFWAAFALLANMDDATFSAITATLVSTSYAMAASLLMGLPMGFALGYCDFPGKKVLRLISDTLLAFPTVLIGLLVYAFITYRGPLGEWGLLFTLPGMAIGQTLLALPIVVSWVAQAVEGLDPRCRQTLLTLGARPLQLAWLSLCEVRFAIAMVCLTAFGRVITEVGIAMMLGGNVRYHTRTMTTAIALETSKGEFAQGIALGLVLLFMAFAINVLMTFIKHRGRI; encoded by the coding sequence ATGGACTATCTGGTCAACGGCTTCTGGGCGGCCTTCGCCCTGCTGGCCAATATGGACGACGCCACCTTCTCGGCCATCACGGCCACGCTGGTGTCCACGTCCTACGCCATGGCGGCATCGCTGCTCATGGGCCTGCCCATGGGCTTTGCCCTGGGCTATTGTGATTTTCCCGGCAAAAAGGTCTTGCGCCTCATCTCCGACACCCTGCTGGCCTTCCCCACCGTGCTCATCGGCCTGCTGGTCTATGCCTTCATCACCTATCGCGGCCCGCTGGGCGAATGGGGCCTGCTCTTCACCCTGCCGGGCATGGCCATCGGCCAGACCCTGCTGGCCCTGCCCATCGTGGTCTCGTGGGTGGCCCAGGCCGTGGAGGGCCTTGACCCCCGCTGCCGCCAGACCCTCCTGACCCTGGGCGCCCGGCCCCTGCAGCTGGCCTGGCTGAGCCTGTGCGAAGTGCGCTTCGCCATCGCCATGGTCTGCCTGACCGCCTTCGGCCGCGTCATCACCGAGGTGGGCATCGCCATGATGCTGGGCGGCAACGTGCGCTATCATACCCGCACCATGACCACGGCCATCGCCCTGGAGACCAGCAAGGGCGAGTTCGCCCAGGGCATCGCGCTGGGCCTGGTGCTGCTGTTCATGGCCTTTGCCATCAACGTGCTCATGACCTTCATCAAGCACCGGGGGCGCATATGA
- a CDS encoding substrate-binding domain-containing protein, whose amino-acid sequence MKNLKKLFLPVLAAAFLAAPAQAADTLMMATTTSTQDTGLLEFLAPTFQKETGIELKWVAVGTGKALEIAKNCDADVLLVHAPAAEKEFVKAGHGIDRRQVMYNDFVVVGPKADPAGVKGKDTAAALKTIADKKASFVSRGDQSGTHKAELKLWKQSGLNPDKEAFYISAGQGMMATLNMAAEKSAYTLTDRGTWIKFNARQGAKNPLAIVVEGDKALFNQYSVITVNPKQCPKTKADLGKKFEDWWVAPSTQKRIAEFKLEGKQLFFPNAGK is encoded by the coding sequence ATGAAAAACCTGAAAAAACTGTTCCTGCCCGTGCTGGCCGCCGCCTTCCTGGCCGCTCCGGCCCAGGCTGCCGACACGCTGATGATGGCCACCACCACCAGCACCCAGGATACCGGCCTGCTGGAATTCCTGGCCCCCACCTTCCAGAAAGAGACCGGCATCGAGCTGAAATGGGTGGCCGTGGGCACCGGCAAGGCCCTGGAGATCGCCAAGAACTGTGACGCCGACGTGCTGCTGGTGCACGCCCCCGCCGCTGAAAAGGAATTCGTCAAGGCCGGTCACGGTATCGACCGCCGTCAGGTGATGTACAACGACTTCGTGGTGGTGGGCCCCAAGGCCGACCCCGCGGGCGTCAAGGGCAAGGACACCGCCGCCGCCCTCAAGACCATCGCCGACAAGAAGGCCTCTTTCGTGAGCCGCGGCGACCAGTCCGGCACCCACAAGGCCGAACTCAAGCTGTGGAAGCAGTCCGGCCTCAATCCCGACAAGGAAGCCTTCTACATCTCCGCCGGCCAGGGCATGATGGCCACCCTGAACATGGCCGCTGAAAAGAGCGCCTACACCCTGACCGACCGCGGCACCTGGATCAAGTTCAACGCCCGGCAGGGCGCCAAGAACCCCCTGGCCATCGTGGTGGAAGGTGACAAGGCCCTGTTCAACCAGTACAGCGTCATCACCGTGAACCCCAAGCAGTGCCCCAAGACCAAGGCCGACCTGGGCAAGAAGTTTGAAGACTGGTGGGTGGCCCCCTCCACCCAGAAGCGCATCGCCGAGTTCAAGCTGGAAGGCAAGCAGCTCTTCTTCCCCAACGCCGGCAAGTAG
- a CDS encoding TOBE domain-containing protein: MSHLTREKLEALSRCWEQWEAEAATPQRKVARARLHLLFLLLRYGGLRLGEALELDARKDVDTVTGMVHVPGPNSRDVLLPLSAMRHVRRILSLPEAESMGRDFLHFDQGFIRKSFYAVARPLGLDRAMVGPRAIRYARGLELLDLHVPVNLVQKFLGQQKPSQIAAFLNFSDGAARRMVQNKTLGPSSGTDPLCNSFLGIVEDISVGMRMASVSVRTFGDMRLGVQCSTRQFVHMEIHANQVVTVLVDPEQIVLSRSRATLSMGNCLPCTVQSIHQDQVESFVSLELGDGSRLCATVETPGLLRVGIHEGQKVYAHFPSRAARLCLD, encoded by the coding sequence GTGTCCCATCTGACCCGAGAAAAACTGGAAGCCCTTTCCCGCTGCTGGGAGCAGTGGGAAGCCGAGGCCGCCACGCCCCAGCGCAAGGTGGCGCGTGCCCGGCTGCATCTGTTGTTCCTGCTGCTGCGCTACGGCGGCCTGCGCCTTGGCGAGGCGCTGGAGCTGGACGCCCGCAAGGATGTGGACACCGTGACCGGTATGGTGCATGTTCCGGGTCCCAACAGCCGGGACGTACTGCTGCCCCTGAGCGCCATGCGCCATGTGCGCCGCATCCTGAGCCTGCCCGAGGCCGAGAGCATGGGCAGGGACTTTTTGCACTTCGACCAGGGCTTCATCCGCAAGAGCTTTTATGCCGTGGCCCGGCCGCTGGGGCTGGACAGGGCCATGGTGGGGCCGCGCGCCATCCGCTACGCCCGCGGGCTGGAGCTTCTGGACCTGCATGTGCCGGTCAACCTGGTGCAGAAATTCCTGGGCCAGCAAAAGCCTTCGCAGATCGCGGCCTTCCTCAACTTCTCCGACGGCGCCGCGCGGCGCATGGTCCAGAACAAGACCCTGGGGCCCTCGTCCGGCACGGACCCGCTCTGCAATTCCTTTCTGGGCATCGTGGAGGACATCTCCGTGGGCATGCGCATGGCCTCGGTGAGCGTGCGCACCTTCGGCGACATGCGCCTTGGCGTGCAGTGCAGCACGCGCCAGTTCGTGCATATGGAGATCCACGCCAACCAGGTGGTCACCGTGCTGGTGGACCCGGAACAGATCGTGCTCTCGCGCAGCCGTGCCACGCTCAGCATGGGCAACTGCCTGCCCTGCACGGTGCAGAGCATCCACCAGGACCAGGTGGAGTCCTTCGTCTCGCTGGAACTGGGCGACGGCTCGCGTCTGTGCGCCACGGTGGAGACGCCGGGCCTGCTCCGGGTGGGCATCCACGAGGGCCAGAAAGTCTACGCCCATTTCCCGTCACGGGCCGCGCGCCTGTGTCTGGACTGA
- a CDS encoding ABC transporter permease: MPTLIASLLRKAALLVLMLLALSLAVFYISRLTPGDPLQSYYGDAVQSMSSAELDAARRRLGLDGPIWEQYQRWAGNVLDGDFGMSLKYKRPVVDVVLPLLGNTLLLGGLAYALVFVLAIALALLCARFEHSALDRLICRVGTTAYYVPAFWLGVLLVLVFSVNLEWLPSSGAYSYGKAGDIADRARHLVLPLAVMVASHLWYYAYMIRNKLLDEVRRDYVLLARSKGLGRTRVLWSHCLRNVMPTVVGIMAISIPHVLSGTYVAEAVFNYPGIGLLAISSAKYHDYNLLMLMVLFTGAMVISSSLLAQSINEAIDPRIKSGEVVC, translated from the coding sequence ATGCCGACCCTCATAGCCTCCCTGCTGCGCAAGGCAGCGCTGCTGGTGCTGATGCTGCTGGCGCTCTCGCTGGCGGTCTTCTACATCTCGCGCCTGACGCCCGGCGATCCCCTGCAATCCTATTACGGCGATGCCGTGCAATCCATGAGCAGCGCCGAGCTGGACGCCGCCCGCCGGCGCCTGGGCCTGGACGGCCCCATCTGGGAACAGTACCAACGCTGGGCCGGCAACGTGCTGGACGGCGACTTCGGCATGTCGCTCAAATACAAGCGCCCGGTGGTGGACGTGGTCCTGCCCCTGCTGGGCAACACCCTGTTGCTGGGCGGGCTGGCCTACGCGCTGGTCTTCGTGCTGGCCATCGCCCTGGCCCTGCTCTGCGCCCGCTTCGAGCACAGCGCCCTGGACCGCCTCATCTGCCGGGTGGGCACCACGGCCTATTATGTCCCGGCCTTCTGGCTGGGCGTGCTGCTGGTGCTGGTCTTCAGCGTCAATCTGGAATGGCTGCCCAGCAGCGGCGCCTACAGCTACGGCAAGGCCGGCGACATCGCCGACCGCGCCCGTCATCTGGTGCTGCCGCTGGCCGTCATGGTGGCCAGCCACCTGTGGTATTACGCCTACATGATCCGCAACAAGCTGCTGGACGAAGTACGGCGCGATTATGTGCTGCTGGCCCGCTCCAAGGGCCTGGGCCGCACCCGCGTACTCTGGAGCCACTGCCTGCGCAACGTCATGCCCACGGTGGTGGGCATCATGGCCATCTCCATCCCGCATGTGCTCAGCGGCACCTATGTGGCCGAAGCCGTGTTCAACTATCCCGGCATCGGCCTGCTGGCCATCTCCAGCGCCAAGTATCACGATTACAACCTGCTCATGCTCATGGTCCTGTTCACCGGGGCCATGGTCATCAGCAGCAGTCTGCTGGCCCAGAGCATCAACGAGGCCATCGACCCGCGCATCAAGAGCGGTGAGGTGGTCTGCTGA
- a CDS encoding ABC transporter permease, with translation MDETRTAPHSAATRPEEALPDDAFELVGAGWREHRPALRRPGRRQRLARLPLLPLCLLLLLVLGCLCAPWLANHDPAEFYLADRNTPPGSRFFFGTDSLGRDIYSIIWFGGRASLLIGLLSAAVITVLGVAYGCLSGIAPARTDALLMRLVELVQSIPVLLVLLLAVSLLGPQNALSIALLIGVTGWFALARIVRGEVRQIRHSEYILASRCMGGSFGWIMRRHLVPNVVSAILFVVISAVSTSIAMESTLSFLGLGLPVDELSWGSMLALADKALLLNTWWVILIPGLFLVTALLCITSLGHHFRRNSVRGPSNL, from the coding sequence ATGGACGAGACCCGTACGGCCCCCCACAGCGCCGCGACCCGGCCGGAGGAGGCCCTCCCCGACGATGCCTTCGAGCTGGTGGGCGCGGGCTGGCGGGAACACCGCCCGGCCCTGCGCCGTCCCGGCCGGCGGCAGCGCCTGGCCCGTCTGCCCCTGCTGCCCCTGTGCCTGCTGCTCCTGCTGGTGCTGGGCTGCCTGTGCGCGCCCTGGCTGGCCAACCACGACCCCGCCGAATTCTACCTTGCCGACCGCAACACCCCGCCCGGCAGCCGGTTCTTTTTCGGTACAGACTCCCTGGGCCGGGACATCTATTCCATCATCTGGTTCGGCGGCCGGGCCTCCCTGCTCATCGGCCTGCTGAGCGCCGCGGTCATCACCGTGCTGGGCGTGGCCTACGGCTGCCTGTCCGGCATCGCCCCGGCCCGTACCGACGCCCTGCTCATGCGCCTTGTGGAGCTCGTCCAGAGCATCCCCGTGCTGCTGGTGCTGCTGCTGGCCGTCTCCCTTCTGGGCCCCCAGAACGCCCTGAGCATCGCCCTGCTCATCGGCGTCACGGGCTGGTTCGCCCTGGCCCGCATCGTGCGCGGCGAGGTGCGCCAGATACGCCACAGCGAATACATCCTGGCCTCACGCTGCATGGGCGGCAGCTTTGGCTGGATCATGCGCCGCCATCTGGTGCCCAATGTGGTCTCGGCCATCCTCTTCGTGGTCATCTCGGCCGTCAGCACCAGCATCGCCATGGAATCCACCCTCAGCTTCCTGGGCCTTGGCCTGCCTGTGGACGAACTTTCCTGGGGCAGCATGCTGGCCCTGGCCGACAAGGCCCTGCTGCTCAATACCTGGTGGGTGATCCTCATCCCCGGCCTGTTCCTGGTGACGGCCCTGCTCTGCATCACGAGCCTGGGCCACCACTTCCGCCGCAACAGCGTCCGGGGCCCCAGCAATCTCTGA
- a CDS encoding ABC transporter substrate-binding protein — MKRSLLSCCLLALALLTAHPAPAADMANTLVYAGENEDTINPVLSPHQELPTIIFSGLMKFDAKGLPVPDLAQSVDYDPKTLTYTFHLRDGVKWHDGAPFSARDVVYTYTALTSDKTLTSTITSNYQDISRISAPDERTVVIRLARVNAAMLDNFCMGILPAHLYEGHDINTVPANHAPVGTGRFKFVSWDTAGGMIVLERNTDYYGKVPSIERIVYKTVAVESTKALMLRSGEADLAWLNAKYARTFRGKDGFTTVDFTTADLRTVAMDFHTPFWQRNKDSIAVLNYAVDKQAIVDGVLAGQGFPAFSPIQTSPLGGNPTADVYPYDLKKFAAEMERLGWKKGPDGIYARNGERFSFTIQVRDYEEERVDIINVLSRQFKKAGVEMNIALVTRFDWKAGYNGYLAGFAAEFDPDGVFKSFVTGASDNNMAYSSPKVDELLREGRATEDPAKRKAAYQAFEVAYAAMPAQLPLVYLHGNYVSVAGLKGLDTTRVLGHHAVGVMWNIEDWTLQR; from the coding sequence GTGAAACGATCCCTGCTGTCCTGCTGCCTGCTGGCTCTGGCCCTGCTGACCGCCCATCCGGCCCCGGCCGCCGACATGGCCAACACCCTGGTCTATGCCGGCGAGAACGAGGACACCATCAACCCCGTGCTCAGCCCCCATCAGGAACTGCCCACCATCATCTTTTCCGGGCTCATGAAGTTCGACGCCAAGGGCCTGCCCGTGCCCGACCTGGCCCAAAGCGTGGACTATGATCCCAAGACCCTGACCTATACCTTCCACCTGCGCGACGGGGTCAAATGGCACGACGGCGCGCCCTTCAGCGCCCGGGACGTGGTCTACACCTACACGGCCCTGACCAGCGACAAGACCCTGACCTCCACCATCACCAGCAACTATCAGGACATCAGCCGGATCTCGGCCCCGGACGAGCGCACCGTGGTCATCCGGCTGGCGCGGGTCAATGCGGCCATGCTGGACAATTTCTGCATGGGCATCCTGCCCGCCCACCTCTATGAGGGCCACGACATCAACACCGTACCCGCCAACCACGCTCCCGTGGGCACCGGCCGCTTCAAGTTCGTCTCCTGGGACACGGCCGGCGGCATGATCGTGCTGGAGCGCAACACGGACTATTACGGCAAGGTGCCGTCCATCGAGCGTATCGTCTACAAGACCGTGGCCGTGGAGAGCACCAAGGCCCTCATGCTGCGTTCCGGCGAGGCCGACCTGGCCTGGCTCAACGCCAAGTATGCCCGCACCTTCCGCGGCAAGGACGGCTTCACCACCGTGGACTTCACCACCGCCGACCTGCGCACGGTGGCCATGGACTTCCACACGCCCTTCTGGCAGCGCAACAAGGACTCCATCGCGGTGCTCAACTACGCCGTGGACAAGCAGGCCATCGTGGACGGCGTGCTGGCGGGCCAGGGCTTCCCGGCCTTCAGCCCCATCCAGACCAGCCCTCTGGGCGGCAACCCCACTGCCGACGTCTATCCCTATGACCTGAAAAAGTTCGCGGCCGAGATGGAGCGCCTGGGCTGGAAAAAGGGCCCGGACGGCATCTACGCCCGCAACGGCGAGCGCTTCTCCTTCACCATCCAGGTGCGCGACTACGAAGAAGAGCGCGTGGACATCATCAACGTCCTGTCCCGCCAGTTCAAGAAAGCCGGGGTGGAAATGAACATCGCCCTGGTCACGCGCTTCGACTGGAAGGCCGGTTACAACGGCTATCTGGCCGGTTTTGCCGCCGAGTTCGACCCCGACGGCGTGTTCAAGAGCTTCGTCACCGGCGCCAGCGACAACAACATGGCCTATTCCAGCCCCAAGGTGGACGAGCTGCTGCGTGAGGGCCGCGCCACCGAGGACCCCGCCAAGCGCAAGGCCGCCTATCAGGCCTTTGAAGTGGCCTATGCCGCCATGCCCGCGCAGCTGCCCCTGGTCTACCTGCACGGCAACTATGTGAGCGTGGCCGGTCTCAAGGGGCTGGATACCACCCGCGTCCTGGGGCATCATGCCGTGGGCGTCATGTGGAACATCGAAGACTGGACCCTGCAACGCTAG
- a CDS encoding dipeptide ABC transporter ATP-binding protein, translating into MTPLLQLEDLHITFATPAGQVQAVRGVDLELHAGETLAIVGESGCGKSVLCRSILRLLPDNARISGRILLEGRDIVPCSERQMRAVRGPQAAMLFQDPMASLNPTLPVGDQIMEALRRHRRMRPEQARQRALELLELVGIDDPEARMRLQPHYFSGGMRQRCVLAIALALGPRILLADEPTTALDVTVQARMLDLLRDVQRKTGVGIILVSHDLGVVARVADRVAVMYAGRLVETGSAADVFYDPRHPYTWGLLGALPALAVRSGQLRGIPGMPPSLLDPPPGDAFAERNAWAMKVDYQRMPPFFEVSPGHKAATWLLHPQAPKVEPPLHITPGRGSASLCWTDSAHALEMSDSRYAFGEGHQRLHDRLAAQQGTAAATTKDHAHGHAPDDDGRPLLELQDLRLHFRPGRGLTVRAVDGLDLAVRRGEMFGLVGESGCGKSTLARAVMGLYPPTTGRILFDGHDIHDQAPHLRQERRRQMQIIFQDSSAALNPHMRVEDIIAEPFVIQNVFRDARQRREEVVRLLGHVGLDAGFLDRYPAEISGGQRQRVAIARSVALEPRFIVADEPVASLDVSIQAQIMALFRHLRQGHDFTFLFIAHDLAMVRYLCDRVGVMRHGRLVELAPTEELFARPLHAYTRALLSAMPVPDPLFEQRKEILPCPDDESDGTWREVHPGHWLRG; encoded by the coding sequence ATGACGCCCCTGCTGCAACTGGAAGACCTGCACATCACCTTCGCTACCCCCGCCGGACAGGTACAGGCCGTGCGCGGCGTCGATCTGGAACTGCACGCCGGGGAGACCCTGGCCATCGTGGGCGAATCGGGCTGCGGCAAGTCCGTGCTTTGCCGCTCCATCCTGCGCCTGCTGCCGGACAATGCCCGCATCTCGGGCCGCATCCTGCTGGAAGGCCGCGACATCGTGCCCTGCAGCGAGCGGCAGATGCGCGCCGTGCGCGGCCCGCAGGCCGCCATGCTCTTCCAGGATCCCATGGCCAGCCTCAACCCCACCCTGCCCGTGGGCGACCAGATCATGGAGGCCCTGCGCCGCCATCGCCGCATGCGCCCGGAGCAGGCCCGGCAGCGGGCCCTCGAACTGCTGGAACTGGTGGGCATCGACGATCCCGAGGCGCGCATGCGCCTGCAACCGCACTATTTTTCCGGCGGCATGCGGCAGCGCTGCGTGCTGGCCATCGCCCTGGCCCTGGGCCCGCGCATCCTGCTGGCCGACGAGCCCACCACCGCGCTGGACGTGACCGTGCAGGCCCGCATGCTGGATCTGCTGCGCGACGTGCAGCGCAAGACCGGCGTGGGCATCATCCTCGTCTCGCACGATCTGGGCGTGGTGGCCCGCGTGGCCGACAGGGTGGCCGTCATGTACGCGGGGCGTCTGGTGGAGACCGGCAGCGCCGCCGATGTCTTCTACGATCCCCGGCATCCCTACACCTGGGGCCTGCTGGGGGCCCTGCCCGCGCTGGCCGTGCGCAGCGGGCAGTTGCGGGGCATCCCCGGCATGCCGCCCAGCCTGCTGGACCCGCCGCCGGGCGATGCCTTTGCGGAGCGCAACGCCTGGGCCATGAAGGTGGACTACCAGCGCATGCCGCCCTTTTTCGAGGTCAGCCCCGGGCACAAGGCCGCCACCTGGCTGCTGCACCCGCAGGCCCCCAAAGTGGAGCCTCCCCTGCACATCACGCCGGGCCGGGGCAGTGCCAGCCTGTGCTGGACCGACAGCGCCCATGCGCTGGAGATGTCCGACAGCCGCTATGCCTTCGGAGAGGGGCACCAGCGCCTGCATGACCGTCTGGCCGCCCAGCAGGGAACAGCCGCGGCAACCACAAAGGACCATGCGCACGGCCACGCCCCCGACGATGACGGCCGCCCCCTGCTGGAATTGCAGGATCTGCGTCTGCACTTCCGTCCCGGCAGGGGCCTGACCGTCCGGGCCGTGGACGGGCTCGACCTTGCCGTCCGCCGGGGCGAGATGTTCGGTCTGGTGGGGGAATCCGGCTGCGGCAAGTCCACGCTGGCCCGCGCCGTCATGGGCCTGTATCCGCCCACCACGGGCCGCATCCTCTTCGACGGGCACGACATCCACGACCAGGCCCCGCACCTGCGGCAGGAACGCCGGCGCCAGATGCAGATCATCTTCCAGGATTCCTCCGCGGCCCTGAACCCGCACATGCGCGTGGAAGACATCATCGCCGAGCCCTTCGTCATCCAGAACGTCTTCCGCGATGCCCGCCAGCGCCGGGAAGAAGTCGTCCGCCTGCTGGGGCATGTGGGTCTCGATGCCGGTTTCCTGGACCGCTATCCGGCCGAGATCTCCGGCGGCCAGCGCCAGCGCGTGGCCATCGCCCGCAGCGTGGCCCTGGAGCCGCGCTTCATCGTGGCCGACGAGCCCGTGGCCTCGCTGGATGTCTCCATCCAGGCCCAGATCATGGCCCTGTTCCGCCATCTGCGGCAGGGGCACGATTTCACTTTTTTGTTCATCGCCCACGATCTGGCCATGGTGCGCTACCTCTGCGACCGCGTGGGCGTCATGCGTCACGGCCGCCTGGTGGAGCTGGCCCCCACGGAAGAGCTGTTCGCCCGGCCCCTGCATGCCTACACCCGGGCCCTGCTCTCGGCCATGCCCGTGCCGGATCCCCTGTTCGAGCAACGCAAGGAGATCCTGCCCTGTCCTGATGACGAAAGCGACGGCACGTGGCGCGAGGTCCATCCCGGCCACTGGCTGCGTGGCTGA